The window CTCACAAACCGTGATTCCAAGGCTCGAGGGGTCCCGATTGAGAACGCAACTGGGTTGCAACCTGTCTCTGGAACTGGAGGATTGCCCTAGTGCTCTAATCAGTCCTCTTCCGGCATTATCACGAATTCTGGATAAGCTTCGATGCCCAGATTGCCCACATCCTGGCCGATGGCCTCGACATCCTTTGAGACCCGTAACCCCAAGGTGCGGTCGATGACAAACCACAACAGCATTGATGACCCAAACACGAACACGCCGATGGCCAAAATGCCGATGATCTGAGCAAAAAGACTTCCACCGGCGGCAATGCAGACCGCCAACGTCCCCCAGATGCCAGTGCAGAGATGAACGGGGACAGCACCCACGACGTCGTCGATCTTTATTATTTCCAAAGACTTCATGGACAACAGGCAAACCATGCCCCCGATTGCTCCGATCACTACTGCCCAGTGATGCTGGACGATATCCGGCGCCGCTGTGATCGCGACGAGACCGGCCAGAGCGCCATTAAGTCCGGCGAACAGGTCGACACGGCCCAGTACGGGCCGGGAGAGGCTCAGAGCTGCCAAAACCCCAGCCCCCGCCGCTAGGTTAGTGTTGGAGAAGATGTTGCTCACCGCCACGGCATCGAGTGCGCCGCTAAGAGCCAGCTGCGAACCGCCGTTGAAGCCGAACCAGCCCAACCACAGGATAAAGACGCCAAGAGTGACGACCGGAACATTGGATGGAGGGGTCGGTTTGACACTGCCATCAGCCCGGAACTTGCCCGAGCGCGGCCCAAGCATTATGGCCCCCGCGAGTGCTGCCCAGCCTCCCGTGGAGTGGACCACGGTGGAACCGGCGAAGTCCTTGAACCCCAATTCAGCCAACCAGCCCCCGGCCCAAGTCCATGCGCCAACGATTGGGTAGATGATCGAGGTCAGTACAGCGATGAAGACAAAGAAAGGCCACAGCTTCACGCGCTCGGCCAGAGTGCCCGAGACAATCGAAGCCGTGGTCGCCACGAACACCATCTGGAAGAACCAGTACGACATCGCCGAGTAACCGCTCTCGACGACGGCCGCGGTGGCTGTTTCCTCGCCACCCAGCAACGCCACTTCATCTGCGGTCGTGCCGTACAGGAATTCGAACGAACCAAACCATCCGCCCGGCTCGACACCAACATACATGATGTTGAAACCGATCAGGTAGTACGCCAGTCCGGCAATGGAGTAGAGACCAATGTTCTTCAGGCAAATGACCGAAGCGTTCTTCGTCCGTACCGAACCCGCCTCGAGCATTGTAAAGCCTGCTGCCATCCACATCACGAGGGCACCCCACACAAGAAACCCAAACGTGTTGAAGACGAACTGCGCCTCGCCCTCGATGGCGGCCCATGCGGACACGGGCGA of the Candidatus Dadabacteria bacterium genome contains:
- a CDS encoding ammonium transporter, with the translated sequence MIIQDFRLFKGCRNSATWVVTRFGIVAMLVVLVLSPVSAWAAIEGEAQFVFNTFGFLVWGALVMWMAAGFTMLEAGSVRTKNASVICLKNIGLYSIAGLAYYLIGFNIMYVGVEPGGWFGSFEFLYGTTADEVALLGGEETATAAVVESGYSAMSYWFFQMVFVATTASIVSGTLAERVKLWPFFVFIAVLTSIIYPIVGAWTWAGGWLAELGFKDFAGSTVVHSTGGWAALAGAIMLGPRSGKFRADGSVKPTPPSNVPVVTLGVFILWLGWFGFNGGSQLALSGALDAVAVSNIFSNTNLAAGAGVLAALSLSRPVLGRVDLFAGLNGALAGLVAITAAPDIVQHHWAVVIGAIGGMVCLLSMKSLEIIKIDDVVGAVPVHLCTGIWGTLAVCIAAGGSLFAQIIGILAIGVFVFGSSMLLWFVIDRTLGLRVSKDVEAIGQDVGNLGIEAYPEFVIMPEED